The following are encoded together in the Populus trichocarpa isolate Nisqually-1 chromosome 5, P.trichocarpa_v4.1, whole genome shotgun sequence genome:
- the LOC127905293 gene encoding probable RNA helicase SDE3: protein MSGCLEFLKCVLCCVQEREEDPYVVLGSRSRNNSSDVGSSCFRSVERINDRFQSFYSRPYAPIYSDDLPASPSALTQSSSKLFPPSAPPWPEPPASSSNQSQSSRAPATVLSRPSPFQPVPSTTASKPSPDQATTLSFKSSLLPPPPSTSSSKSSHQDPIPAFHPSPSPKPLPSFLKPPTSSSNQSQSSRVPATVLSRPSPFPLVPSTTSSKPSPQATTLSFKSSPFPPPPSTSSSKSSHQDPNPAFHPSPSPKPLPSFLKPPASSSKPSPSSSKASPSSRPGPSSSSSKQPPSFKPTLSLASPNLINEQTKVSYSLVQKVMSPIYAVPKDIEDLIKRDIVPEVLNEMLSPSTYKDYFAALLYAEDFYIEKWSKFKLKNIALKLKDAAIIKKRGRNEYFGESHEKDNKTFVEFEIDSCREKRPFLLSRDFAFARPSSQKTEPYQGVIYRVVRSTIVLVEFGEDFLLQHHSTREYDVSFSFNRVCLKRAHQAIEAASDPSFKNFLFPNFVHRKSIPTSTPLHFINHKLDAYQRSAVHEILSFRGPPPYLVEGPLCSKEYSKQLSRIGLVVQEAVLQIYQSSSKHRILICAPINRTCDVLMQSLKIDIPESDMFRANAAFREIDGVPIDILTSCVYKRDCFTCPSIRELRKFRVILSTFVSSFRLHNEGIVAGHFSHIFLVNASSATEPEAMVALANLASENTAVIVTGAPGNHSGWVRSNIARENGLMTSYFERLRDSKPYWNSHPKFIMQLVDHPESKSVDSYSYAHESVSYD, encoded by the exons ATGTCTGGGTGTCTTGAATTCCTTAAGTGTGTACTTTGTTGTGTACAAGAACGTGAAGAAGATCCCTATGTTGTATTGGGTTCAAGGTCAAGAAATAATTCATCAGATGTTGGATCAAGTTGCTTTAGGTCTGTGGAAAGAATCAATGATAGATTTCAGAGTTTCTATAGTCGCCCATATGCACCCATATATTCCGATGATCTACCTGCATCTCCCTCTGCATTAACTCAATCTTCATCAAAATTGTTCCCCCCTTCAGCACCTCCATGGCCTGAACCCCCAGCATCATCTTCTAATCAATCTCAATCTTCACGTGCACCGGCAACAGTTCTTTCTAGACCCTCTCCATTTCAACCAGTACCTTCAACAACTGCATCGAAACCATCACCTGATCAAGCGACAACATTGTCATTCAAATCATCTCTATTACCACCTCCACCTTCAACTTCTTCATCAAAATCATCCCATCAAGATCCTATTCCTGCTTTCCATCCATCTCCATCTCCTAAACCACTCCCATCATTTCTTAAACCGCCAACTTCATCTTCTAATCAATCTCAATCTTCACGTGTACCGGCAACAGTTCTTTCTAGACCCTCTCCATTTCCATTAGTACCTTCAACAACTTCATCGAAACCATCACCTCAAGCTACAACATTGTCATTCAAATCATCTCCATTTCCACCTCCACCTTCAACTTCTTCATCAAAATCATCCCATCAAGATCCTAATCCTGCTTTCCATCCATCTCCATCTCCTAAACCACTCCCATCATTTCTTAAACCCCCAGCATCATCTTCTAAACCCTCTCCATCTTCATCTAAAGCATCCCCATCTTCACGGCCAGGACCATCTTCATCATCCTCTAAGCAGCCTCCATCCTTCAAACCAACTCTATCTCTGGCTTCCccaaatttaattaatgagCAGACAAAAGTCAGCTACTCGTTGGTTCAAAAGGTTATGTCACCTATTTACGCGGTTCCCAAGGATATTGAGGACTTGATCAAGAGAGACATAGTGCCTGAAGTTCTTAATGAAATGTTGTCTCCTTCCACATACAAGGATTATTTTGCTGCCCTTCTGTATGCCGAGGACTTCTACATTGAG AAATGgagtaaatttaaattgaagaatatTGCTCTCAAGTTGAAAGATGCAGCAATCATTAAGAAGCGTGGCAGGAATGAATACTTCGGTGAAAGTCATGAAAAGGATAATAAAACCTTTGTAGAATTTGAGATTGACTCATGTCGTGAGAAGCGGCCATTTCTTTTGTCCAGAGACTTTGCCTTTGCACGACCTTCAAGTCAAAAAACCGAGCCATATCAG GGTGTTATCTATCGCGTGGTGAGGAGCACTATTGTACTGGTTGAATTTGGCGAAGATTTTCTTTTGCAGCACCATTCAACCCGTGAATATGATGTTAGCTTCTCATTTAACAGAGTTTGTTTGAAAAGGGCTCACCAAGCGATAGAAGCCGCTTCAGAtccttcatttaaaaatttccTTTTCCCTAATTTTGTCCACAGAAAGAGTATCCCAACCTCTACACCTCTCCATTTTATCAATCATAAACTTGATGCGTATCAAAGATCTGCTGTTCACGAGATTTTGAGCTTTCGAGGACCACCACCTTATCTTGTTGAAGGTCCACTTTGTTCGAAAGAGTATTCAAAACAACTATCAAGGATTGGATTGGTGGTCCAGGAAGCAGTACTCCAAATTTATCAAAGTTCATCAAAGCATCGGATTCTTATATGTGCACCCATTAACAGAACATGTGATGTTCTGATGCAAAGCTTAAAAATTGATATTCCAGAGTCGGATATGTTTCGAGCAAATGCTGCTTTCCGGGAGATAGATGGGGTGCCTATTGACATCCTAACATCGTGTGTGTACAAAAGGGATTGTTTTACTTGTCCATCTATTCGGGAACTCAGGAAATTTAGAGTAATCTTGTCTACTTTTGTTAGTAGCTTTCGGCTGCATAATGAAGGGATAGTTGCTGGCCATTTTAGccatatttttttggtgaatgCTTCATCAGCTACTGAGCCAGAAGCAATGGTGGCTTTGGCTAATTTGGCTAGTGAGAATACAGCAGTGATAGTTACTGGTGCTCCAGGAAACCATTCAGGCTGGGTTCGTTCCAATATTGCAAGGGAGAAtgggctaatgacatcctactTCGAAAGACTTCGTGATAGCAAGCCATACTGGAATTCACATCCTAAGTTTATCATGCAGCTGGTTGATCATCCCGAGAGTAAATCAGTTGATTCTTATAGCTATGCCCATGAATCAGTATCGTATGACTAA